The Helicobacter sp. MIT 21-1697 genome segment GATGTCCTCATCTTTGAGGATATATTCTCCGGGCGTGAGTTTGCCATTATCTTCAATGGGATTATGAATTGTAACAAGCTTTGTTCCATCAGGAAAACTCACTTCTACCTGCACTTCATCAACCATACTCGCTACACCTTCCATTACCTCATCAGCTTTGAGAATCTCTCTACCTTGCTGCATAAGTTCTGCTACGCTTTTGTTACCCTCTCGCGCAAGCTCCATAATTTCCATACTGATAAGGGCTATGGATTCAACATAATTCAGTTTAATACCTCGTTCTTTGCGGCTTTTGGCTAATGCCCCAGCATAATGTAACATTAGTTTATCTAATTCTTTAGGTGTTAATCTCATACTCTATCCTTTATTTTATAATTTTTACTCTCTTTAGAGGCGCGAGGATTGTAAAATCTTATGATAAATACTTATTAAATAGTGTGTTTTATGGCATCTAAGTATTAAAGGCAGCAAGTTATAATGTTAGTATTTATAAAATGAAAGAATATAGGGTGCAAAATGAGAATCTTAATGAATTGTGTAAAGAAATTGCTTCAAAAAAGGTGCGCTGATGAGACTTTGAATAAAACGCTTCATTATAAAAAATTAAAGATAAAACCTCCAACAAAACTAAAGCCTTTTGAATGGCAGGAGCAGAAACTCAAAAAGAAAGGCTATAAGGGCGATGAGATTTATAAGATTATTATCAATACTGCCACAAACCCAATAAATCAAAAAATGAGCGATAAACCTCAAAAGTGCAAAGAGGATTTGCCTACCCCAAGAGAAGCAGCAGAGCGTGAAAATCTCAATTATCTTATGTGGTGCGATAAAGAATGGAATGAAGATGATGAGGGCAATATGCGCTGGGAGTTTGAGCTGTGGAATTTTGGCTATGAAGATGCCTTGAATTTGTGTGGGGCTATATGGACGATATTTGATTGTAACATTGTTTTATTAGATTTTTATGATTTGGTAGAAACAAAAATTTGGCGTTTTAGTATTAATGATATGCCTTGTTTGTGGTATTTTAATGACTTCCCCGCTTATCATTACATTATTCCATTTGAGCAAACCCAAGAAAATTGCGCCAAACTTGAGGGCTATATGAAAATCCTCGTTGATGAGCTCAATAGAATCGCTATTGAGAAAATCATAGAGCCTTATTGAATAAAAGAAAGAACAGAATGCTTTAATATTGAGGTGATAAAACTTATTTTCCAAATAAGTAGCTTCCAAACCAAAATACCATGCATTTTTTAGCTTTTTGGCTAAAGTTATTGTATTTTTTCTGCACGATAGAATCATCAAAGTAGAGTTCTCTTGCATTTTTCAATGTAAGGGCAAAGCCTATATCCTCACGCCTTTTTGTAATCTCACCTCCTTTTTCATAGATAAAGCCTATGTGAATATAGTTTTGCTCTTCATCATCATAGAATCTTTTTTTAAAATCTAAGCACAAATAATGCGCGATTTCTAGCGGATGATTCTGTTCCTTTTCTTTGCTCTCTCCAAAAAGCACTTCGGCTTTTACATATGAGGTGTCTAGTTCTAAGGGTATGCTTTGGTGTGTAGGGATACCCTCTTTATAATTGGCGGCAGTGAATATTCGCTCTCCTTTGAGATAATCAGTGCAAGCTTTTGCATTGTTTTTTGGCACAAAATCATACACACTTCTCACCCAAAACCAACGATATTCTTTGAATACAGAATCTTTAGATTCAATAGATAATATGACCTGTCTTTTCATTGCAGCTCCTCAAATCGCCAAAGCATAAAGCTTGGCAATTATTATAGTGCAAATAAATCACTAAACTCATTAAATGGCGTGGATTCTAAAGTTTTTTGATTTGCGCATAATTCCTCAATAAGTGCGCATTTTTTCGCACTTAGTTTTCCTGCAATATTGCGTTTAAACTTTTCTACAAGCACAGGGATTCCCTCATCTCTGCGGCGTTTATGCCCAATAGGATACTCAACTTCTACTTTTTGGCTTTTACTACCATCTTTATAGAAAATCTGCACTGCATTGGCAATGGAGCGTTTATCAGATTCTAAATATTCGCGTGTATAGCGCTCATCAACTTCTACTACCATTTTAGCACGCAACGCGTCAATTCTTGAATCTTTTGCTACGCTATCCTCGTAATCATCAGCTGTAAGTCGTCCAAATACAAGCGGCACAGCTACCATATATTGAATGCAGTGGTCTCTATCAGCTGGATTTGCAAGCGGTCCTACTTTGTTAATGATTCTATGTCCGGATTCTTGAGTAGTAATGATGATTTTATCAATATCTTCAAGGCGATTTTTCACTTCATTATGAAGTTTAATCGCACACTCTACCGCAGTTTGTGCGTGAAATTCTGCGGGGAAACTGATTTTAAAAAGCACATTTTCCATTACATAGCTACCAAATTCTTGTGGAATGGTAAGTTTTTGTCCTCTCATTTTCACATCTTCAAATCCCCAAAATGAAGCACTCAATGCGCTTGGATAGCCCATTTCACCGCTTAATGCTTTTAGGGCGAGATTCACTCCTCTACTGCTTGCATCACCTGCAGCCCAACTTTTGCGCGAACCTGTATTTGGGGCGTGGCGATAAGTTCTCAATGCTCCACCATCAATAAAAGCGTGGCTCACAGCATTACGCACTTCATCAAAATTTCCTCCAAGCATAGCACAAGCCACAGCACTAGAGGCAATTCTCACAAGTAGCACGTGGTCTAATCCTACCTTGTTAAAGCAATTCTCTAAAGCCAAGATTCCTTGAATCTCGTGTGCTTTAATCATTGCGCTTAGCACATCTTTTACTTTGAGCGGCTCTTTGCCTGTGGCAATATTTTTGCGACTAAGATAATCTGCCACTGCCCAAATCGCCCCTAAATTATCACTTGGGTGTCCCCATTCTGCAGCAAGCCAAGTATCGTTAAAATCAAGCCATCTGACCATTGCACCAATATTAAATGCTGCTCTCTCTGGCTCTAATTGATAGCTAGTTCCGGGAATCTTTGCCCCCAATGGGCGAAACTCTGCTCCCTCTACCACGGGTCCTAAGATCTTCGTGCAAGCAGGAAAATTCAGTGCTAAAAGCCCACAGCCTATTGTATCCATAAGGCAATATCTTGCAGTCTCGTATGCAAGAGGTGAGTTAATTTCAAACTCTAGCGCATAGCGAGCAATTTTGCTTAATAGTTCATCAAACTCCGGTCGTTTTGTCTCTAAAATACCCATATCTACACTCATTGTGTTCTCCTTATATTTAGATTAAAAATGTGCCTAGCGATTATGCAGTGGCACAAATGCCTTTTTGTCTGGTCCAATATATTCTGAACTCGGGCGAATAAGTTTGTTATTTGCCCTTTGTTCAAAAATATGTGCCAACCACCCCGCTGTGCGAGAGAATATAAAAATTGGCGTAAAGTAGGGTGTTGGAATCCCCATAAAGTGATATGCAGACGCACTATAAAAATCCAAATTTGGAAAAAGCTTTTTTTGTTCCCACATCACTTTTTCTATCATTTCACTAATGGGATAAAGCCCCTCTGTATCGCCCACATCTTCACTAAGCTTTTTGCTCCATTGTTTTATCACTACATTGCGTGGGTCAGCTTTGACATACACGCGATGTCCAAAGCCCATAATTTTATCTTTTTTGGCAAGTTTATCTAAAATGCCTTTTTCAGCCTCTTGTGGAGTTTTATATTCGGTGATAAGCTCCATTGCTGCTTCATTTGCTCCTCCGTGCAAAGGTCCTCTAAGCGCACCAATCGCCCCTGTAATACCCGAATAAATATCCGACATAGTCGCTGTGATAACGCGCGCAGTGAATGTGCTTGCATTAAATTCGTGTTCAGCATAGAGAATCAAACTTATGTGCATTGCTTTTACCCATAAATCTTTTGGTGATTTTTGATGAAGAAGTTCCAAAAAATACCCAGCAATGGAGTCTTGGTGAGATTCTGTGTTTATTTCCTTGCCATTATGGTGATAGTGATGCCAAAAAGTAAGAGCTGAAGGGAAAATCCCCAAAAGCCTTGTAGCAATTTTATGCTGCATAGGAAAAGACATTTTTACAATATCATAGCTTTCAGGTTCAAGGCAGCCAAGCATAGAACAAGTTGTGCGCATAATATCCATAGGGTGTGCATTTTTTGGCAAAAGTTTAAGTGTATCCTTAAGCGCTTTGGGCAAACCTCTTGCTGCTATAAGCTCTTTTTTAAATGTTGCGAGTTCATTGGCATTTGGCAATTTTTCTTTTAAGAGCAAATAAGCCACTTCTTCAAATTCGCAATGTTCTGCTAAATCATAAATATCGTAGCCTCTATAATTGAGCCCGTGCCCTGTGCCAACCGTGCAAATAGCAGATTGTCCAGCAGTAATTCCTGCAAGTCCGCCTACTTTCGTATTTTTGATTGCTTCTCCCATAGTTTCTCCTTATTTCTTATGTTTAAATAATTCATCAAGCTTTTGCTCAAAAGTGTGATAACCAAGCATTTCATAAAGTTCTTCACGAGTTTGCATAGCATCTATACTTTGCTTTTGTGAGCCATTTTTGATAATGTCTTGAAAAACTGCAAGTGCAGCTTTATTCATTGCTCGTGCTGCAGAAAGAGGATAAAGCACCATTTTGACACCCACACTTTGAAGTTCAGTAGTAGTGAAATAGGGTGTTTTTCCAAATTCTGTGATATTTGCTAAAACAGGCACTTTTATATTTTGCGTGAATTGTTTATATTCCTCAAGCGTATGTATCGCTTCGGCAAAAATCATATCTGCTCCTGCCTCTACATAGGCTAATGCCCTCTCAATAGCGCGATTTTGCCCTTCACTTGCGTGTGCATCTGTGCGTGCCATCAATACAAAACTTTCATCAATTTTTGCATCTACTCCGGCTTTAATCCTATCGCACATTTCTTCTAAACTCACAAGCTCTTTATTAGGGCGGTGTCCGCAACGTTTTTGTGCTACTTGGTCTTCAATATGGCAGCCTGCTGCTCCGCTTCGTGTTAAATCTTTGATAGTGCGTGCGATGTTAAATGCCCCACCCCAGCCTGTATCTGCATCAACAAGTAGGGGTAAATCACTTGCTGCTGTGATTCTACGCACATCAATACATACATCTTCTAATGAGCTAATGCCTAAATCTGGCACTCCCAAACTCATCGCAGCTAATGCTCCTCCACTAAGATAAAGAGCTTTTGCTCCACTTTTTTGTGCTTGTATCGCACTATATGCGTTGATTACACCGATAATTTGCAGAGGATTATTGTGTGCTACTGCGTCTCTTAACTTCGTCCCTTGTGATTTCATTTTTCCTCCTTTGTTTTGATTGGATAGCCAAGCGCAGCAAGTGTTTTTTCAATTTCAGGCAAAACGCTTGAATCTTCAATGGTTGAGGGCATCTTCCATTCATTGCCATCGGCAATATCACGCATAGTATTGCGCAAAATCTTGCCGCTTCGTGTTTTGGGAAGTCTTGCCACAACAGCTACAATGTGTAATGACGCTACTGCGCCAATTTCCTCTCGCACAAGTTGCACCACACCTTCACATAGACTTTGTGTATCGCGTTCTAATCCATCTTTAAGCACGACAAAAGCTAATGGAATCTCTCCTTTGAGCTCATCATTCACACCAATAACTGCGCATTCAGCAATATCTGGGTGCTTTGAAATGGCTTCTTCCATACCACCTGTGGAGAGGCGATGTCCTGCGACATTGATTACGCCGTCCATTCGTCCCATTACAAATACATAGCCATCTTTGTCAATATACCCGCTATCACCTGTGAGATAATAACCCGGATAGTGATTGAGATAAGAGCGTTTATATCGTGCGTCATCACCCCAAATTCCACAAAGACACGCAGGAGGCAATGGAAGCTTGATAACAAGATTCCCTAATTTCCCCTTTTTGCATTCCTTGCCCTCTTCGTCAAGCACTTTAAGATTGAATCCGGGCATAGGTTTAGTGGGAGAACCCGGTTTAATAGGAAGTGGCTCTAAACCTAAGGGATTGGCTGCTATTGCCCAGCCGGTTTCTGTTTGCCACCAATTATCAACCACAGGCTTTTTCGTAAGCTTTTCAATCCATTTAAGCGTATTTGTATCACAACGTTCTCCAGCAACAAATACTGCCTTAAGCGAGGATAAGTCATATTTTTTAAGCCATTCGCCCTTAGGATCTTCTTTTTTGATAGCTCTAAATGCAGTAGGTGCAGAGAAGAGGATATTGACCTTATACTCTTCCACAATACGCCAAAATGCGCCGGGATTTGGCGTTTTAACAGGTTTGCCTTCATAGAGGATTGTTGTGCAACCATTCATTAGCGGTGCATATACAATATAGCTATGCCCAACTACCCAGCCTACATCGCTTGCAGCCCAAAATACATCACCGGGTTTGGCATTATAAATATTGTCCATTGACCATTTCATAGCCACAGAATGTCCGCCATTACCACGAATAACGCCTTTTGGTTTGCCTGTTGTGCCTGAAGTATAAAGTATATATAGTGGGTCAGTTGCATTAAGTGGGACACATTCTACACCTTCGGTTTTTTCTTCTTCACTCTCCCAATCTACATCACGCCAAGGGAGCATATTTGCCCTCTCTTGAGGACGTTGCCAAATCAGACAAGTAGTGGGCTTATGACTTGAAGACTTAATGGCTTCATCAAGAATAGGCTTATATTTGACTACACGACTAATTTCTATACCGCACGAAGCACTAATGATTACTCGTGGTTTGGCATCTTCAATACGTGAAGCAAGCTCGTGTGAAGCAAATCCGCCAAATACAACGCTGTGGATAGCTCCGATTCTCGCACAAGCAAGCATAGCAATGACTGCTTCTGGAATCATTGGCATATAAATAAGCACTCTATCGCCTTTGACTATACCTTTATTTACAAGTATCCCTGCAGTTTTAGCTACGCGTTTGCGCAATTCTTTATAAGTGTAAGATTTTTTTGTATCAGTTACAGGCGAATCATAATGAAGTGCTACTTGCTCACCTCTACCATTTTCTATATGCAAATCAAGAGCATTGTAGCAAGTATTCATACAGCCTCCTACAAACCAACGATAATGGTCATTGACAACATCAAGCACCTTATCCCATTCGTGATACCAATGCACTTTTTTTGCAGCTTCTGCCCAAAAGATTTCTGGATTCTCAATGGATTGTTGATAAATTTCTTGATATGTGGGCATTTTTTCTCCTTTATAAGTAAGATTATTGCTTAAAGTTCTATTCTAGCTTGATTGATGAGATTTGCTTTGAACAATTTTTGATTTTTAAACACAAGATTTGAGCATAAATGCTATAATTGAACAAAAATTGTGCATTTTATGTCCAAAATCAGAGAATATGAGAACATCAAGGATTAAAATATGGCATTTGGAGCATTAGAAAAATTGATTATTATCTACCAACAATCAGGCTTAAGTGTGTCAAAATTTGCCCAAATTATCGGAAAAGATAGACGCACACTTACTTCGTGGATTGATAAAAGTGTGCAAAAACAGCCTTCTAGCGAAGTTCTTACAGCAGTGAGTACCTTTTTTCGCTATCCTGAAAATATTTGGGAGCAATGTGATGAGCAGGAGTTTTATGCTCTGCTTAAAAATGTGCCAAAGAGTGAAGTAAAAATCATTGATAAGGGCTATGAAGGCGGTTTAGAGTATATTTTAGATAAAGAATCTAAGAGACGTTTTGTGATTCACCCTCGTTTTCCTTCACCTGCATATCGTGATAAAATTGTTACTTTTCCCTACAAATTTGGACAAAATCCACGCGCAATGCATTTGCGCAAAATGCGTTATGAATTAATGCTTGAACACGGATTTGAGAGTATAGAATGGTATAGTATAGAATCTTTACTGCGTTTTGCATTCTCGCCTATTGGCAATATCTATACTATGAGGCAGAGGCTTGAAGTGTTGGATTTAATGCTCCAAAGTCTTGAGGACAACTATAATAAAAGCCTTTATCTTTTTGATTCATACAGCACGAAGATGTTTGGCGTGGATACAACCTATATTTCCATTAATCCTCACGATAATCTAATGTTTTTCAAAATGCCCATAGATTCACTGATTGTAGAGATTAGCAATAAAACGCTTGTGCATAGAATCCATAAGCATTTCACTTCTCCCTCACACGCGCCAAAGCATATCCCCAAAGATTATGCGCCACAGATTCTGAAAATGTGTGCTGAATGTATCACGAAGAAAAAGGATATGATAGCCTTTTGTGCGCTCATAAATGAAAAAACCCCATATGCACCGCTTTTTATGAGTAGCATTTCAACGGAATATCATCATCTTTTTGTTCAATAGTTTATTTTAATGAGCACTCCCAATCATAAGCACTTTTGACAATCAATCTTAAATCATCGTATTGAGGTTTCCATTGTGTCAGGGAGAGAATCTTGTCATTTTTAGCGCTTAGCTCAATAGGGTCGCCTTCTCTACGAGCAGATTCTATAACTTTAAAATCTACTCCGCTGACTTGCTTGACAATATCAATGACTTCTTTTACGCTATATCCTTTAGAGTAGCCCACATTAAAGATATTTGAAGTATTTGTGCTTTGGAGATAGTGCAAGGCTTCAAGATGCGCACTTGCTAAATCATCAATATGGATATAATCGCGAATACAAGTGCCGTCTTTTGTGGGATAATCTGTGCCAAAGATACTCATACTCTCTCTTTTGCCACACGCACATTCACAAGCGACTTTGATAAGATGTGTGGCATTCTTGCTCCTTTGTCCCAAGCCTTTAGATTGTGATAGAATCTCTGTCGTGTTCTCCATACTTGCCCCTGCGACATTGAAATAACGCAATGCTACATAATTAAAGTTTTGTATAGCCTTTGCTGTATCTGCCAAAACTCGCTCACTCATCATTTTTGAAGCACCATAGGGATTGATAGGTAAAAGTGGAGCATTTTCATCAATGGGGATAAGCGCCATATCGGGCTCTCCATATACGGCAGCAGTGGAGCTAAAGATAAATTTTGTTATGCCGTATTCTACACATAGGGCAATAAGATTTGTGGTGTTGAGCGTGTTGTTTGTATAGTATTCAAGTGGTTTGAGGACAGATTCTCCTACGATAAGCGAAGCAGCAAAGTGAATGACAGCCTCAAATTGATAGTGCAACAACAAAGGGCGCATTTTGGATATATCATTGATATTGCTTTGCACAAAGCTCACTCGTTCTCCAAAACATTCTTGGAGGTAAGCGATGTTTTCTTTAAAGCCTGTGCTTAAATCATCAACGATGAGCAAGTGATAATTTGTGTTTTTCAACAAACAATAGGCAGTGTGCGAGCCGATGTAGCCACTTGCACCTGTGAGCAAAAGATGAGGCATATATGCTCCTTGAAATAGAATCTAAATTGTAGATTCTATCAAGTTTTAGCTAAATATATCCTGCGACTTTTGCGAGTAAATATCCTGCCACACAAGAGATAAGTCTAGGCAAGATAAAACACGAGATTTTGACAAAGCCTAATTATTTAAGTGTTTTTATGGCGTGAGTGTGTTAAAGTGAGGCATTTATATCATATATCTAAGGATTCTAAGTAAATGGCAGCTTTTGAAATTGTGCTTGTTGAACCACAGATTCCGCAAAATACAGGCAATATCGGGCGACTTTGCGTAGCGACAGATTCTATATTGCATTTGATACATCCGCTTGGCTTTAGCACATCACAAAAAGAGCTTAAGCGCGCTGGGCTTGATTATTGGCAGCATTTGCAGGTATATGAATGGGCGGATTTGGATACATTTTGGCATACTTATTCACCAAATGAGCGACATTTTTTCTTTAGCACTAAAGCAGAGCAGATTTATTTTGATGCAGATTTTTCTCAAGGTGGATTTTTGTATTTTGGCAGGGAAGATGCGGGATTAAATGAAAGCATTTTGCATACATATCATACGCAAGTCTATAAACTTCCAATGAAAGCAGGTGTGCGAAGTATCAATCTCGCCACAAGTGTTGGCGCGGCTCTTTATGAGGGAATGCGTCAATGCCAATGTTATAAGATTCTCTAAATTCTGTTTTAGTTTTATATTTGCGTGGCGGCGTGAGTGTAGATTCTCACATCTTCTTTCCCAAAAGCTTGGAGGAGTTTATTGATGATAAATTGTGCTTTTTGCTCATCAATAAACATTCTAAAAAGTCCATATTCTTGCCTGCCACTTACTTGTTCTGAAGCACTTTGTAAAAGGAGATTGGAAGCATATTTAGCACAAGGAATATAGAAAAAATCATCATAGCCATCTTCTAGGAGCATATCTACAATCGCATCTTTGAGTGTATCTTTAAAATAAATATCAATACTTAATGCTTCTTGTCCCATTATATTGCTCTACACATTATGAGATAAGATTGGGAGTTTGCTCACCCCAAGCAATAACTTCTTTGATTTTAAAAATGCCTATAATATAAAAGACACTACCGAATATAGCTAAAATAGCCCCAATAAACAAAATAATGGCATCTATGATAAGTATAAAATTAGTAGAAGCAGGAAGGCTTGAACTGCCTGAATAAGCTGCATAAATAAATAATGCAATGAAAGTTGTAATGCCCACAATAATGGTTCCAAATAAAGCTAATTTAAAACCTTTAAAAAAGAGTGGTTCATTCAAAATAAAGCTTAGTTCTTTGCTTATTTGCCAATAAATATAGATGAGGACAATATAGATAATACACATAATAATGGCACTAATGGTATTATTAAAAGACGATGAACCGCCTAAGAAATTCAATACAAATGCTAAAAAAACTATGAATAAAATAAGCCCAAAATATGCGAGATAGAGATTAAATAAACGTCTTCTTAAACTCAATTTGGAGAGGAGATAATATGAAAAGAATATACATATTATATTGCAAAAACTAAGAATATTAATAGCTATGGTGGCTGTTGATGAGAGCATTATTAGTTCTTCTGCGGATTGTGTGCCCATAAAAATAACGATAGAAAGCAAAATTAGACTGATTAAGATTGGGATAATTTGTAACCATTTAGCGCGTTTAAGTAGTGGCGTGTGTTCAATAGTATGAATGGGGATATTATCAGGGATTGGTGGCATATTTACACGAAATAGGGACATTTAGGTTTCCTTTTGTTTGAAATAAAAAGTGCGCATTCTATCACATTAATTTAAATATTGTTTGGATTTATAATTTGATAATTTTTGCTCCAAAACCACCCATATTGGCAGGTGCATCGCTAAAGGAGAGAATCTTTGGGTGAGCAAGGAGATAATCCCGTACAAGTTTGCTTAAAATCCCTGTGCCAATGCCGTGATAAACAAGCACTTCATCATACCCTGCAATGAGCGCATTTGATAAAAACTCATCAAGCTTTTCCAAAGCTTCCTCTCCACGCATTCCGTGCAAGTCAAGGCTCACACCCACACTTTTATTTTGCTTAAAATTAAAATGAGATTTTGGCGTGAGAGAGGGTGCAAAAGAGGGTTTAAGATTCTCTAGCTTTTCTTTTACTTTAAATCCGCTTTCAAGCTCTATGACACACATTTTGCCTTTTATATTTACAATATGTCCCTTTGTATTTTTATATTTTATTGTATCACCAACTTGAAATATATGAGGATTTTGCGCTGTTTTTTGGGGAGAGGGTGCAGTATGAAGAATCTTATGAGATTGGTTAAAAGCTTTGTGCATTTCTTTGCTCTCTTGCGCTTTGAGGGCAGATTTGAGTGTTTGTGTGGCTTGGTGATAGGTAGATGCTAAATTGTGTTTGAGCTGCTCAAACTCTTCTTTTTGCGCTTGAGCAGATTCATTAAGATTAAGAATCTTACGCTCATACTCTGCAATGAGGGATTCTAACTCAAGGCGCTTTTGCGCAAGCGTGATTTCTAGCTCACTTGAGCGCTCAATAAGCTCATTTAATCGCTCTTTATCTTTGCCATATACAGCCTTTGCTTGAGCAATAAGAGAGGCAGGGATACCATATCTTTGCGCACTTTCAAACGCATAGCTTTTGCCAATACTGCCATCAAGAAACTCAAAGAGCGGCACTTGAGCTTGAATATCATACATCGCTGCACAGAGTTGCACTTTGGGATTATGCGCCATAAGGGCTGCAAGATGTTTATGATGTGTGGTGAGGAGGATTTTTGCATTATGTTCAAGCAAATACTCAAGTAAGACTTTATACAGACTAGCTGCCTCATCTGCGTCTGTGCCCAGCTCAATCTCATCAATACCGAGCAACAAATCAGAGGTATTAAGAATCTCCTTAAACTCAAGCATACGCCCTGCAAAAGTAGAAATATCATTTTTGCTATTTTGAGGGTCAGAGATAATGGCTATAATGTGCTTAAAATATGGAATCTGTGAGTGATGAGCGTTAATTTTCAGCGGAATAAGAAATTTACTTAAAAAACACGCGCTAAGGAGCGATTTTAAAAGCATTGTTTTTCCCCCAGCATTGACACCTGTAATCATCAACACATCACCCTTATATGCAAAATTGATAGGTTTTGGGGATTGTAGGGCAGGGTGGGAAAATTCCGATAAGATAATGTTTTTTTCACGCGTCATTTGATAGATAAAAGAGAGATTATGAGCTTTGGCAAAACTCAATCGCGCATAGATATGGTCAAAAGTATCAAAGGCAGAGTTAAGAAATCGCAAAAATCGCTCGTGTTTATGAAGTATGCTTGAGAGGGATTTGCAGATGGCATAGAGATGTTGCGCTAAGTCATCTTTGAGTTCATTTTGCTTTTCTTTAAGTGCTATAATACTCTCTGGGACAAGGTAGAAAAATCCACTATGTGAGCGTTCAAGCACTATGCCTTTAATGATATGGTTATATCCAGCCTTAAGCAAAAGACATTCGTTTTGATTGATATAATGCACAGAAGAATCCACAAGATAAGGAGCGAGGCTAGAAGAGTGCAAAATGCGTGATATATGCTCATCAATGCGCATTTTAGTGCGTGAAATATGGGATTTAAGCGTATCAATTTCGCTATACACGCCCTCTTTAATCTCTCCTTTTTCATCAAATACATTATCAATCTCTACTAATACATCAGGGATAAGAATCTTATCAAGCCATTCTTTAGTGCGCGGAGCAGATTCGGATATATGTTTTTTAAGATAAATAAAATACCGCATAAGCTTGATAAATGCAAAGATTTCAGACAATCTTAGA includes the following:
- a CDS encoding propionyl-CoA synthetase, producing the protein MPTYQEIYQQSIENPEIFWAEAAKKVHWYHEWDKVLDVVNDHYRWFVGGCMNTCYNALDLHIENGRGEQVALHYDSPVTDTKKSYTYKELRKRVAKTAGILVNKGIVKGDRVLIYMPMIPEAVIAMLACARIGAIHSVVFGGFASHELASRIEDAKPRVIISASCGIEISRVVKYKPILDEAIKSSSHKPTTCLIWQRPQERANMLPWRDVDWESEEEKTEGVECVPLNATDPLYILYTSGTTGKPKGVIRGNGGHSVAMKWSMDNIYNAKPGDVFWAASDVGWVVGHSYIVYAPLMNGCTTILYEGKPVKTPNPGAFWRIVEEYKVNILFSAPTAFRAIKKEDPKGEWLKKYDLSSLKAVFVAGERCDTNTLKWIEKLTKKPVVDNWWQTETGWAIAANPLGLEPLPIKPGSPTKPMPGFNLKVLDEEGKECKKGKLGNLVIKLPLPPACLCGIWGDDARYKRSYLNHYPGYYLTGDSGYIDKDGYVFVMGRMDGVINVAGHRLSTGGMEEAISKHPDIAECAVIGVNDELKGEIPLAFVVLKDGLERDTQSLCEGVVQLVREEIGAVASLHIVAVVARLPKTRSGKILRNTMRDIADGNEWKMPSTIEDSSVLPEIEKTLAALGYPIKTKEEK
- the prpD gene encoding 2-methylcitrate dehydratase, which translates into the protein MSVDMGILETKRPEFDELLSKIARYALEFEINSPLAYETARYCLMDTIGCGLLALNFPACTKILGPVVEGAEFRPLGAKIPGTSYQLEPERAAFNIGAMVRWLDFNDTWLAAEWGHPSDNLGAIWAVADYLSRKNIATGKEPLKVKDVLSAMIKAHEIQGILALENCFNKVGLDHVLLVRIASSAVACAMLGGNFDEVRNAVSHAFIDGGALRTYRHAPNTGSRKSWAAGDASSRGVNLALKALSGEMGYPSALSASFWGFEDVKMRGQKLTIPQEFGSYVMENVLFKISFPAEFHAQTAVECAIKLHNEVKNRLEDIDKIIITTQESGHRIINKVGPLANPADRDHCIQYMVAVPLVFGRLTADDYEDSVAKDSRIDALRAKMVVEVDERYTREYLESDKRSIANAVQIFYKDGSKSQKVEVEYPIGHKRRRDEGIPVLVEKFKRNIAGKLSAKKCALIEELCANQKTLESTPFNEFSDLFAL
- the ureA gene encoding urease subunit alpha; its protein translation is MRLTPKELDKLMLHYAGALAKSRKERGIKLNYVESIALISMEIMELAREGNKSVAELMQQGREILKADEVMEGVASMVDEVQVEVSFPDGTKLVTIHNPIEDNGKLTPGEYILKDEDITLNANKESISIKVTHKGDRPIQVGSHFHFFEVNALLEFDRAQSFGKRLDIPSGTSVRFEPGEEKSVNLIDFGGKQTIIGFNDLTNMHTSEKNKEQCLTNAAKKHFIH
- the prpB gene encoding methylisocitrate lyase codes for the protein MKSQGTKLRDAVAHNNPLQIIGVINAYSAIQAQKSGAKALYLSGGALAAMSLGVPDLGISSLEDVCIDVRRITAASDLPLLVDADTGWGGAFNIARTIKDLTRSGAAGCHIEDQVAQKRCGHRPNKELVSLEEMCDRIKAGVDAKIDESFVLMARTDAHASEGQNRAIERALAYVEAGADMIFAEAIHTLEEYKQFTQNIKVPVLANITEFGKTPYFTTTELQSVGVKMVLYPLSAARAMNKAALAVFQDIIKNGSQKQSIDAMQTREELYEMLGYHTFEQKLDELFKHKK
- the galE gene encoding UDP-glucose 4-epimerase GalE encodes the protein MPHLLLTGASGYIGSHTAYCLLKNTNYHLLIVDDLSTGFKENIAYLQECFGERVSFVQSNINDISKMRPLLLHYQFEAVIHFAASLIVGESVLKPLEYYTNNTLNTTNLIALCVEYGITKFIFSSTAAVYGEPDMALIPIDENAPLLPINPYGASKMMSERVLADTAKAIQNFNYVALRYFNVAGASMENTTEILSQSKGLGQRSKNATHLIKVACECACGKRESMSIFGTDYPTKDGTCIRDYIHIDDLASAHLEALHYLQSTNTSNIFNVGYSKGYSVKEVIDIVKQVSGVDFKVIESARREGDPIELSAKNDKILSLTQWKPQYDDLRLIVKSAYDWECSLK
- the prpC gene encoding 2-methylcitrate synthase — its product is MGEAIKNTKVGGLAGITAGQSAICTVGTGHGLNYRGYDIYDLAEHCEFEEVAYLLLKEKLPNANELATFKKELIAARGLPKALKDTLKLLPKNAHPMDIMRTTCSMLGCLEPESYDIVKMSFPMQHKIATRLLGIFPSALTFWHHYHHNGKEINTESHQDSIAGYFLELLHQKSPKDLWVKAMHISLILYAEHEFNASTFTARVITATMSDIYSGITGAIGALRGPLHGGANEAAMELITEYKTPQEAEKGILDKLAKKDKIMGFGHRVYVKADPRNVVIKQWSKKLSEDVGDTEGLYPISEMIEKVMWEQKKLFPNLDFYSASAYHFMGIPTPYFTPIFIFSRTAGWLAHIFEQRANNKLIRPSSEYIGPDKKAFVPLHNR